Below is a window of Prosthecobacter algae DNA.
GGGTGACTTCGCCCTCAAGATGAAACGCGTGGAAGCCCCCCGCGAAGAATGGGAAGTCAGCACCGACCGCGTCTTCATGGACCGATCCCTCGCCACCAAGCTGCTCGCCCGTCCGGAGAGCTATGGCGTCCTCACCTACTTGGTGAACGGCTTCAAATCCGCCAAAGGTGCCACGCCCTACTCCATGGTCACCGCTACGGACAAACTCAATGTTAGGTCATCCGAGATCATCATCACCCAATGGCTGGCCGAGGATCACGGCCTGGTCGTGGGGGACAAACTGGACATCATCTATTACGTCGTCGGCATCGGGCGCGAGCTGAAGGAACAAACCGCCACCTTCACTGTCAGCGGCATCCTGCCCATGGAGGATCCCAATGTTACCCGTGCCTGGACGCCCGATTTCCCCGGCGTGTCCGATGTGGACAACTGCCGCGACTGGGATCCCGGCATCCCCATGGATACCAAGAAGATCCGCGACAAGGACGAAAAGTACTGGGACGACTACAAGGGCACGCCCAAAGGGTTCATCAGCCTGGAGGATGGCAAAAAACTCTGGGCCAACCGCTTCGGAAATTTGACGTCCATTCGCTTTCCCAATTCCGGCCAGGAAGAAGCCACCCTCCAGGCAGATGTCGTCTCTTCCCTCGCCCTCGCCGATATCGGCCTCACCGCCACCGATCTGAAAGGCCAGGCCACCGCCGCTGCCAAAGGCAGCGTGGATTTCGGTGGTCTCTTCATCGGCCTCAGCATGTTCCTCATCGCCGCCGCCCTCATCTTCGCCGCCCTGCTTTTCCTCTTCACGCTGGAGCGACGCTCCGCCCAGGTGGGCCTGCTTCTGGCCATGGGCTGGACTTCAAAAATGGTGCGACGCTCTTTGTTAGGTGAGGCTGGCGTCCTCGCCATCATCGGGGCCGTCCTCGGTGTCTTTGGTGGTGAGCTTTATACCAAGCTGGCTCTCAAGGGGCTCAGCGGAGCCTGGTCCGGCGCTTCCCAGGGACTGCCCCTCATCTATTCCGGCAGCGCCGCCACCAAGGCGGGAGCAGGCGTCGGTGCCGTCATTGTCGTCCTGCTTACTTTGTGGTGGGCAAGCCGCCGTCTTTTCAAGCAGCAGGCTCGCGACCTCCTCGGTTCCTGGAGTGCCGATGACGCCGCAGGGCAGGGGACCCGGCAGCCCGGCTGGAGGAAGCTCATGCCCTTCGTCTGGCTCGGCGGTGCCGTCGCCCTCATGGCCGCAGGCACCCAGGCCACCGCGCCGGAGGCCGTCGCCGGCATGTTCTTTGGCAGCGGGTTCCTCCTCCTCATGGGTGGGCTCTCACTCGCCCGTCGCTGGACGAATCGTTCGTTAGGCCTCGCCCACAGCCTCTGGCAGATCGGCCTGCGCAATGTCACCCGCCGCCCCTCCCGCAGCCTCGCTGTCATGGGCATGATGGCGGGCGGGATATTCCTCGTCACCGCCGTCAATGCCTTCCGCATGAGCGCGGGCGATGTCGCCAAACCCACCTCCGGCACCGGCGGATTCGCCCTCATGGGCGAGTCCTCCCTGCCCATCTATGAAGACCTCAACACTCCCGCCGGCCGCGATGCCTTCGGCCTCGATGAAGAGATCTTGAAAGGCGTCACCATCGTTCCTTTCCGCGTCCGCCAGGGCGATGACGCCAGTTGCCTCAATCTTAATCGCGCCCAAAAGCCAGTCATCGTCGGAGTCGATCCCGCCAAGCTCGAAGGCCGCTTCAGCTTCGCCGGGAAGGGGAGCTGGTCCGGTCTCAACGAACCCCTCCAGGCCATTGCCGACCAAGCCACCGCCATGTGGGGTCTCGGCCTCGGCGTGGGCGGTGCGCTCGATTACCAGGATGCCTCCGGAGCCACCATCCAGGTGAAGCTCCACGCCATGCTCGCCGGGTCCGTCCTCCAGGGGAAAATGATCATCAGCGAGCAAGCCTTCCTGACTACTTATCCCGACGTCGCCGGATACCGCTCCTTCCTCATTGATGCCCCTGCCAATAAGATGGACGAAGTCAGCGCCCACCTCACCCGCCAGCTCGAGCAACGCGGCCTCGCCCTCGAACCTGCCAAGGACCGACTCGAAACCTTCATGAGCGTGCAGAACACCTACATCGGCATCTTCACCGTCCTCGGTGGCCTCGGCGTTCTGTTAGGCACCGCCGGTCTCGGCATCCTCGTCGCCCGTCACGTCCTCGAGCGCCGTGGCGAGCTCGGCCTCATGCAGGCTGTCGGCTTCCAGCCCGCCTCCCTCCGCCGCCTCGTCCTCGGCGAGCACGTGGTCCTCCTCATCGCCGGAGTCCTGCTCGGCGTCCTCAGCGCCATCCTCGCCGTCTGGCCCAGCCTCCAGCAAGGCGGCACCGCCCTCCCCATCCCCTTCCTCACCGCCCTGATAAGCACCATCATCCTCTTCGGCATCCTCATCTGCTGGATCGCCGTCTCTGCCGCCGTGAGAGGCAAGTTGATTGAGGCGATTCGGAGGGAATAACTCCGCGCACGAACAGTCTAAATCGCGCCTTGCCCCTTCGGCACGCCCCCTCCTTGCCACCCTTCGCGCGTCGCTCTGCGACGCCATGTGGGATAATCCGCCTGCGCATCCTGACCGGCCTTGAAAGGCCGGTCTTAATAAACGGCAGCCGTTCTGCGGCAAAAACCCAGAGATGAGATCGGCGAACCGGTCATGTCTCAGGCGACCCTGCCAAGATAGCGATTTTTCGGCTCGCCATGTTTCCCCCGTGTCGCAGCGCGACACCCGTCTATTAGCCGCGCCATTGATGGCGCAGTTCCGCACACCCACCACGCTCCTTCCCCATCGCGTCGCAGCGCGACGTCCGTGGATTAGCCGCGCCATTGATGGCGCGGTCCCCTGGACCTCCACGCCCCCACCTCACCGCGTCGCAGCGCGACGCCCGAACTCGCCAGCATCCCCAGGTAATCTACCGCGTCAGACCCTCATTAATCATGGCCCTTCTCCTCTGCGCCGACTCGCCCAAAAACCGTATTAATCCCTCATTGATATCCAAGAAACCCGCTAGGAAAATCGTTGATGAATGGACTCGTCCCGCTCTGCCATGAACGCTCCTACCCGACTTGCTTTCACTCTCCTTCTATTGCTCTCCGTCACCCTGCATGCCCGTGAATGGACTGCCACCGATGGGCGTAAGCTCCAGGCGGATTTCGTTTCCGCCACGGCCACAGAGGTGACGCTGAAGAGGCTGCCAGATGGGCAGACACTGACCTTTCCGCAAAGCCGTCTCTCGGCGGCGGACCAGGCTTTCATCAAGGAGCAGGTGGCCAAACCCGCTCTGGCGGCGAAGCCGGTGGAAGGCCCGTTCGCAGCCCTGATGACGGGCGAGTGGGCCCTGTCCGAGTACAAGGGGCTGCCCTTTGCCATCTACGGGGCCAAGGACCTGAACGCCGCACAGGCCTACCCCCTCATCCTGGCCCTGCATGGCAAGTCGCCTAACAATGAGAATGGTAAGCAGGTGGGCGGCTGGATGAAGGGTTTTGCCAAGGAAGATCGCTACACCAAGAACCCTTGCATCATCGTCGCTCCGCTCTGCTACCAGCCCTATGGGGCCACCGGTGGCGGCTGGAGCGACAAACCCGGCAGTCAGGCCCTGGATCTCGTCAAAGAACTGATCAAGAACCTGCCAGTGGACAAGGACCGCGTTTACTGCACGGGCTACTCCATGGGCGGCTTTGGCACCTGCCACCTGATCAACCAGGAGCCCAAGCTCTTTGCCGCCGGAGTCGCCGTCGCCGGTTGTACAGGTCCAGACACTGCTGGCACCTTCAAGAAAGTCCCCCTCTGGCTCTTCCACGCCGTGGATGACGCCACCGTCAAAGTGGAGGGCTCCCGCGCCCTCGCCGACGCATTGAAGCGCGACAAAGACTGCAAATACACGGAGTATCCCGATGGCGGCCACGGCATCGTCGGCAAGGCCTTTGAAGAGGCCGAACTGCACACATGGCTCTTTGCCAAAGGCGTGAAGAAGTAAGTGCTCCGACACCTTCGCTCCCAGCCGCAGCGAGATGTTTGAGTGGGTGTTTCGGAACAGGCTCTAAGCATCCAAGTCGCAATAGCCAGCCCCTATTTCCTTGCCCCTTCGCATGGCTCAGGGCACATGCGAAGGGAGGAAAGATGATCCTTATTTGCCATCTCGATCTGCGTCACCCGGGAGTTTTCGGTCCACACGATCCCAGGCTGCGCGGGAGGCTGCCTTGGCCTTCTCCCAATCAAGGCGGGAGGAACCGCGGTCCTTTTCATAGTCCCGCTGGAGATCCGCCTGGGCGCTGTCGAAGTCACGACCGTTGAGGCCGTAGTTCGTGTAGCCGGTGAATCCGGTGCGATAAGCCGGCCCATAATCGTTATAGGTTAGGTCTCGTTCATAATAGGGTTCGGCTTGATACCGGTCATTCCAGTAAGCTTCCTCGGCCGTTGGATCCACGGCTTCGGCCACACCTTTGCCGGCAAGACCTCCAGCGACGGCACCGATGGCAGCGCCTACAGCGACACCGACGGGGCCACCGGCCATTCCGAGAGCCGCGCCTGTGGCACCGCCCGCAGCAGCTCCGACACCGACTCCCACAGGATGCGCTCCAGGAGCGCCGCTGATGGGATCACGATTTTCGTCCTTGGGGACGATGGTTGGTTTAACATTTAATGGGGTTGTATTTTGCATAGCATAACAGGTTCGTTTTGCTGCATGTGTCCGCGTCCCAAAACATTGGGTTAACAGGCTTTTAGTTGCTGCAAGGCCACCTGCTTTACTTTCTAGCTAGCGACATCATGACTATCTTTGAACAAGCCAAAAACAAAGGCACCTTTGCTTTGTTCTGGAGCAAGGCCGATCTGGTGATTTTTCATTTTCAGGCGGTCATAGCCTGCTGCCCTTGAGTCCCTCATCGGTCTTCTTGGATGACTCTGGGTTTTGGCATCATCTCCGGGATATCCTTCGGCGAATTGGCTTGAAGAGTTCATCAAAAGTGGGCGGTTCGGGTTGTGGCGAAGACCTCTGCGCTGACGACCAGAGAAATACAATGTGCGGGACGCGCAACGTTAGGTCGCCCCTTCAGGGCTCACAACCCGCCGCATCGGCACACGCACGCATTACCCAGGGCGATACTCTGGGCTACGATAGGCCGCGCCTTTGGCGCTGATGAAAAGGACGAGGTTAGAGACGTTGTTTTACCGACGCGGCATGATTTGGTGAGGATGCGATGGGTGATGCCTCTGGCCTTGATTAATGGTTTGAGATTGGACATCCACGAATAAGCGGGACCTTGATGTCCATTCTTCGCCCCAAAGGGGTGTCATCCCGTCCAATTGATGCTAGAATCAGACGATGACCTTGATGTCCGGTTCCGCGCCCCAAAGGGGCAGCCAATCGTAGCCCAGGGCAACTCCCTGGTTATCGGCACGCCCCTGATGCCAGAGTCCTGTAAGGGCGACCTAACTCCCGAAAAGGTAACGATCTGCTATTGATCTGGGAATGGGCTTGTTCCGGTTCTTCGCCCCAAAGGGGCAGCCTATCGTAGCCCAGGGCAACGCCCTGGGTATAGGCCCGCCCCCGATGCCAGAGCCCTGTAAGGGCGACCCAACTCGCCACGCTCCATACCACACCATGCGATGCTCCTCATCACACCCCGTTTCAAAACCACGTTGAATGGACAAACTGTCACCATCTTCCCTTTGGCCTGCTGGGGGCAGGCCCTTACCTAGCTAACCTTACCCCCCCATGAAAACCAAGTTCAGTCACTCTCCGCTCATCCATCTTCTTGCCCTGGGACTCACCGTCTTTTTTGGCTGGATGGCCTATCGTTCTTCAGTCGATCATTTCGTCCGTGGCGGGTTCCCACTGCGTGTCGTCATGGTGGGTGGTTGCGGCCTGCTTTCGCTGCTGGTGCTAGGGCTGTATCTTCGCAGCGGCATCAATCGGTTTGTCGTGGAAGAAGACGGCCTGCGCATCCGTCGCCTGGGTCACAGCACCTTTCACCCTTGGTCAGAGATCCGTCGGATCCAGCTCAACCAGCCGCTACATTACCTCGTCATTCACGGCCCAGATCGCGCACTGGCCTTCACCTCCACCGATTACTTCCCCCGCATCATGGATTTCGTTCGTGCCATTCATCAGCGCAGCCGTTGCGAACTGTCTCCGCTGCTGGCAGAAACCCTGGCCAGCCAACCCATGAGAACGGAAACCCAAATCGTGATGGCCAGCCCAGACATTTCTCGTTAGCACCGGGGCATTCGCAACCTGCGGCTGGTCTTTGTCGGCTGCCTGTGCCAGCAACGACAAGTCGCCTTGCAGGCGTGTTTCAGCGGCGAAATTCATGGGGCCAGGGATGCGAACAAAGGCCGGGCCTTCAAGCAGATCTGGGAAACGGGGCTCACCCATCATTGGGCAGTGATTGGGTGACCTGGCTGAGCGCTTCCCACAAAAAACGCCACTTGGCCTCCAAAAGCCTGTCTGGCCTTGCGCTCTCCGACTGCTCCCTCGATATTCCCATCACAGTTATTAAGCATCCGCTTTCGTCTGATGGATAACATCCAAAAACATCAATGAACATCCGCCAGCGCAGCCCATGCAACCTTGTTGAACAATTCCCCATCTGTCCCCATTCTTCCCCAGATGGGGACTTATTTCCCCATGAAATCCCCATCCTAACCCATTGAAAATCAGTCTGCTGAGACCAAAAATCCCCAAATGGGGATAAAATGAAATTCATCCCCACAGCTCACAGGCCGGACACCGGCACCCCTATGCATTCACGGGCTCAGGCGTTCCATTTTCCAGCCACCTTCCTGGCGCGTGTAACGCAGGCGGTCATGCAGTCGGCTCACGCGACCCTGCCAAAATTCAATCTCAGAGGCCAACAGGGTGTAGCCGCCCCAGTTCGGCGGGCAGGGGATGGGGCCGGTGCCAAAGCGGACCGCCAGTTCGGCTTCGCGCTCATGCAGCCATTCACGTCCGGGAATCACCGCGCTTTGATCCGAGACCCAGGCACCGATCTGGTGGCCAACGGGACGGCTGTTGAAGTAACTCTCCGCATCCTCGCGGGGCAGCTTGGTGATCGTGCCGCGCACGCTCACCTGGTGATGCCGCTGCGTCCACAGAAAGGTCAGCGCCGCCTGGGGATTCGCGGCGATGTCACGACCCTTGCGACTGTCGTAGTTCGTGAAGAAATGAAAGCCGCGCTCATCCAGCCCCTTCAGCAGCACCGTGCGGCTGTTCGGCCCGCCATCGCTGCCAATGGTGGAAAGCGTCATCGCATTCGGCTCCGGCAGCGCATGGGCCAGGGCATCCTGCAGCCAGAGGTTGAAAAGTATGTGCGGGTCCGCCGGAGCCGTTTCCTCCGTGAGGCTGTCCAGGTCATAGCTCACGCGGAGGTCGCGCAGGTTGGTGGGTGGGAAGTCGAGCATGTGAGTGATGGAAGAAACGTGCGTCAGGCCGTTGCGGCAATCCCATGTTTGCGCCTTTGTCCAATATTCTTGCCATGTCTGCCCTAACCGGAGTTTTAAGAGATCTAAACCGCGTGCTGCTCAGCGCGGAATCCATCCGCACCCGCGTCACCGAAATGGCGCAAGAGATCCAGCGCGACTACACCGGTCAGGTGATCACCGTGGTGGTGCTGATGGACGGCGCGCTGTTCTTCGTCGCGGATCTGCTACGTCAGATTGACCTGCCAATGCGCATCGTCACCCTCGGTGCCAGCAGCTACCACGGCGGTACCGAATCCACCGGGCAGGTGAAGATCAATTGGCCTGCGGGCGTCGAGTTCGGCGGCCAGGACATTTTGCTCCTCGATGACATTCTGGATACCGGGCTCACCCTCAGGGCCCTGCGCGAACGCCTGTTGAGCGAAAATCCAGCCTCCCTGCGAACCGCCGTCCTGCTGGATAAGAAACGCCCTCGTGAGAATGACGTGCCCCTGAACTACTGTGGCTTTGAGATCGAGGACGAATTTGTCGTCGGCTACGGCATGGACTATCAGGGCCGTTTCCGCAACCTGCCGTGCATCGGCATCCTAAAACCATGATTACACGCGTGCTTTTCTTCTCCGTCCTTCGGGACATCACCGGCAGCGAAGAGATCAACTGGCAGATGCCCGAGGGTGCCACCGTGGCAGATCTGCTGGAAAACCTCTATCGCCGCTGGCCCAAGCTGGGAGAGTGGGATGCCAGCCTGCTGGTGGCCGTGAACCAAACTTATGTGAAAAGGACCGAACTTTTGCACCCTCAATGTGAGGTGGCCCTGATGCCACCTGTTCAAGGAGGCTGATCATGCGTTGACCGTTGCCTGGAACCGTGCGAAACACCGCGCACTCTGCAATGAAGGACATCGTCGATAACCGCCGCCACATCTCGTTAGGAAAAAAAATGAGCCTCGCCTGGCTCATCGTCAAGGAGAACGGCCTCATCTGGTGCGCCGCCTTTGCCACCTACTATCTCGCCAGCGCTGTGGGGGCCCGTGCCTTCAAGCTCATGGATCACATCCGCCGCCGTGATGGCGTGCCCGGAATGAACAGCCGCGCGCTTAACAAAGCCATCTGGGAAGCCTGGGACTGGCAGGCTGGCGGCGAAGAATGGACACCGAACGAGGCCTGGAAGACGGGCATCATTGAGCACGTGCTTCGCGGCTACATGCCCCAGGGCGGACAGGTGCTGGAGATCGGCCCTGGCGGTGGCCGCTGGACGGGTGAACTCATCCAGCGTTCCGATGGCCTGCTGGGCGTGGACATCTCCGCCTCATGCGTGGAAGTCTGCTCGGAAAAATTTGCCAGCACGGGCAAGGCCAAGTTCATGGTCGGCTCCGGCAACGACCTTTCCGGCGTGCCGGACCGCAGCATGGATGCGCTCTGGAGCTTTGACGTCTTCGTCCACATCAACCAGGCCGAGGTGGAACGCTATGCGGACGAGTTTCGCCGGGTGTTCAAGCCTGGGGCCGTGGGCATCATCCATCACGGCAGCGTGGGCGGTGGCCTGGGCGGCTGGCGCAGCAACCTCACCCATGAGGCCATGCTGGACCTGCTGAAGAAGCGTGGCTTTGAGATCGTGGCCTCCTTCAAGGAGTTCACCCACGCAGGCGTGACCCACCAGACCGGCCTCTATGAAGACGTGGTGACCGTCTTCCGCCAGCCAGCATGATGGATTGACCAGACTCTCCCGTCTAGACGGCGGGAGCTGAGGCCTTCAGCCAGGCTTTCCAGCAGGTGACAAAGCCTTTGGCAAAGTCCTGTGGTCGGGCCTCCACCCAGGCGGTGATCTGGGCGGGAGTAAACCACTCTCCATAAGGCACCTCCTCAGGCAGGCAGCGCATGGGTCCATTGTGACGGGCGATGTGGAGTTCCACGAATTCGTGGTCCGTATGCTCCCCGGCAGGCAGTTGGGCTGCCAGCTCGGTGCTGGTGATTTCCAGTCCCACTTCCTCATGCACTTCACGGATGGCACAGGCGGCGTAGCTTTCGCCCACGTCCAGGTGGCCGGCCGCGCTGCTGTCCCATTTCAGCGGGGACACGTCCTTGAGGTGGGATCGCATCTGCAGGAAGACATCGCCGCGAGGGTTGACGACAAAGACATGTACGGCCCGGTGCAGCAGGCCCTGGGCATGCACTTCACCGCGTGGCTTTTGGCCGATGACTTCATTGCGTTCATTCACCACGTCGAACATCTCGGTGGCCTTCTGGCCTGCATCGGCGGACTGGCGGCCTTCATACCAGCGCGAGAGATTCACCCACTGGAGGACGGAAAGCTCCTCCGCCCGCATGGTCACCGGCATTTGCAGAGATTCGGTCAAAGCTTCCCAGCTGCCTGGAGGCGGGGGCAGCAGGTTCTTCATCTGCTTGCGGCGCTGGCTGAAGCCCATGCGCACCAGCTTCTCAAAGTTGCGCCGCTCATACACAGGCAGGGTGGAGGGATCGCGCGGGGTGAAGCGCACGATGGCGCTGTCCACCTTCGGCTTGGGCGAAAAGGCTTCCGGCGGGATGATGCGCAGCAGCTCCACGTCCCAGTCCCGCTGGACGAGTACGGAGAGCGCCCCGTAGCCATCCTTGCCATGCTGGGCGGCCAGGCGTTCGCAGACTTCCTTTTGCAGCATGAAGACGGCGCTCTTCACCGGCGTGGGCGGGGTGAGCATGTGCTTCATGATCTCACCGCCGACGGAATAGGGCAGGTTGCCGATCACGCGCACGTCGCCATGCTGGTACCATTCGCGC
It encodes the following:
- a CDS encoding FtsX-like permease family protein → MSLFSFVLSSARHYWCGHLGLLLGAFLASAILSGSLLVGDSVRASLRRVADLRLGKIQAGILGGDRWFTQELGTKSQAAPAIIAIGSAASSNGKVRVNGTQVLGVEAGFWKLSTSGKAIELTQGQIALNEPLARKLSAKVGDTILVRLERPSAISRDAPLSGSTNEDVSLRRTVGAIVSAEDFGAFQLVASQVSPDSVFVPLADLQTQIEMDAKVNVLLSSSATFASDTAALEKAKTLGDFALKMKRVEAPREEWEVSTDRVFMDRSLATKLLARPESYGVLTYLVNGFKSAKGATPYSMVTATDKLNVRSSEIIITQWLAEDHGLVVGDKLDIIYYVVGIGRELKEQTATFTVSGILPMEDPNVTRAWTPDFPGVSDVDNCRDWDPGIPMDTKKIRDKDEKYWDDYKGTPKGFISLEDGKKLWANRFGNLTSIRFPNSGQEEATLQADVVSSLALADIGLTATDLKGQATAAAKGSVDFGGLFIGLSMFLIAAALIFAALLFLFTLERRSAQVGLLLAMGWTSKMVRRSLLGEAGVLAIIGAVLGVFGGELYTKLALKGLSGAWSGASQGLPLIYSGSAATKAGAGVGAVIVVLLTLWWASRRLFKQQARDLLGSWSADDAAGQGTRQPGWRKLMPFVWLGGAVALMAAGTQATAPEAVAGMFFGSGFLLLMGGLSLARRWTNRSLGLAHSLWQIGLRNVTRRPSRSLAVMGMMAGGIFLVTAVNAFRMSAGDVAKPTSGTGGFALMGESSLPIYEDLNTPAGRDAFGLDEEILKGVTIVPFRVRQGDDASCLNLNRAQKPVIVGVDPAKLEGRFSFAGKGSWSGLNEPLQAIADQATAMWGLGLGVGGALDYQDASGATIQVKLHAMLAGSVLQGKMIISEQAFLTTYPDVAGYRSFLIDAPANKMDEVSAHLTRQLEQRGLALEPAKDRLETFMSVQNTYIGIFTVLGGLGVLLGTAGLGILVARHVLERRGELGLMQAVGFQPASLRRLVLGEHVVLLIAGVLLGVLSAILAVWPSLQQGGTALPIPFLTALISTIILFGILICWIAVSAAVRGKLIEAIRRE
- a CDS encoding prolyl oligopeptidase family serine peptidase, with the translated sequence MNAPTRLAFTLLLLLSVTLHAREWTATDGRKLQADFVSATATEVTLKRLPDGQTLTFPQSRLSAADQAFIKEQVAKPALAAKPVEGPFAALMTGEWALSEYKGLPFAIYGAKDLNAAQAYPLILALHGKSPNNENGKQVGGWMKGFAKEDRYTKNPCIIVAPLCYQPYGATGGGWSDKPGSQALDLVKELIKNLPVDKDRVYCTGYSMGGFGTCHLINQEPKLFAAGVAVAGCTGPDTAGTFKKVPLWLFHAVDDATVKVEGSRALADALKRDKDCKYTEYPDGGHGIVGKAFEEAELHTWLFAKGVKK
- a CDS encoding PH domain-containing protein, with the protein product MKTKFSHSPLIHLLALGLTVFFGWMAYRSSVDHFVRGGFPLRVVMVGGCGLLSLLVLGLYLRSGINRFVVEEDGLRIRRLGHSTFHPWSEIRRIQLNQPLHYLVIHGPDRALAFTSTDYFPRIMDFVRAIHQRSRCELSPLLAETLASQPMRTETQIVMASPDISR
- the pdxH gene encoding pyridoxamine 5'-phosphate oxidase produces the protein MLDFPPTNLRDLRVSYDLDSLTEETAPADPHILFNLWLQDALAHALPEPNAMTLSTIGSDGGPNSRTVLLKGLDERGFHFFTNYDSRKGRDIAANPQAALTFLWTQRHHQVSVRGTITKLPREDAESYFNSRPVGHQIGAWVSDQSAVIPGREWLHEREAELAVRFGTGPIPCPPNWGGYTLLASEIEFWQGRVSRLHDRLRYTRQEGGWKMERLSP
- the hpt gene encoding hypoxanthine phosphoribosyltransferase, with product MSALTGVLRDLNRVLLSAESIRTRVTEMAQEIQRDYTGQVITVVVLMDGALFFVADLLRQIDLPMRIVTLGASSYHGGTESTGQVKINWPAGVEFGGQDILLLDDILDTGLTLRALRERLLSENPASLRTAVLLDKKRPRENDVPLNYCGFEIEDEFVVGYGMDYQGRFRNLPCIGILKP
- a CDS encoding MoaD/ThiS family protein, whose product is MITRVLFFSVLRDITGSEEINWQMPEGATVADLLENLYRRWPKLGEWDASLLVAVNQTYVKRTELLHPQCEVALMPPVQGG
- a CDS encoding class I SAM-dependent methyltransferase, which codes for MKDIVDNRRHISLGKKMSLAWLIVKENGLIWCAAFATYYLASAVGARAFKLMDHIRRRDGVPGMNSRALNKAIWEAWDWQAGGEEWTPNEAWKTGIIEHVLRGYMPQGGQVLEIGPGGGRWTGELIQRSDGLLGVDISASCVEVCSEKFASTGKAKFMVGSGNDLSGVPDRSMDALWSFDVFVHINQAEVERYADEFRRVFKPGAVGIIHHGSVGGGLGGWRSNLTHEAMLDLLKKRGFEIVASFKEFTHAGVTHQTGLYEDVVTVFRQPA
- the rsmA gene encoding 16S rRNA (adenine(1518)-N(6)/adenine(1519)-N(6))-dimethyltransferase RsmA, with amino-acid sequence MQFNRRPKFRSTRIIGGQEVTPRKSMGQNFLVDEEVARWISDQIQPDGAAFVVEPGPGLGAMTQHLVSRPQKLLLIEKDNQLAPQLEKKYGHQGVEVMHADATQVDLREWYQHGDVRVIGNLPYSVGGEIMKHMLTPPTPVKSAVFMLQKEVCERLAAQHGKDGYGALSVLVQRDWDVELLRIIPPEAFSPKPKVDSAIVRFTPRDPSTLPVYERRNFEKLVRMGFSQRRKQMKNLLPPPPGSWEALTESLQMPVTMRAEELSVLQWVNLSRWYEGRQSADAGQKATEMFDVVNERNEVIGQKPRGEVHAQGLLHRAVHVFVVNPRGDVFLQMRSHLKDVSPLKWDSSAAGHLDVGESYAACAIREVHEEVGLEITSTELAAQLPAGEHTDHEFVELHIARHNGPMRCLPEEVPYGEWFTPAQITAWVEARPQDFAKGFVTCWKAWLKASAPAV